One window from the genome of Aerosakkonema funiforme FACHB-1375 encodes:
- a CDS encoding class I SAM-dependent methyltransferase, whose protein sequence is MSELPKSQNFDEKWPRYYQAVAGRVPRNTLLAALERFDNEEPDRKGRFAVDLGCGEGRDTVELLRRGWRVLAIDGNAEAFERMLARPDLQNVELLETKLGKFQDTTWPETDLINGSFCLPFCPPEYFSQLWDKIVQSIRVGGRFSGQLFGDRDDWAKIPTHSHFTQAQVEKFLEPFEIEVFNIEEEDGKTALQEPKHWHIFHIVARKK, encoded by the coding sequence ATGTCAGAACTACCTAAATCCCAGAATTTTGACGAAAAATGGCCTCGGTACTACCAAGCTGTGGCGGGTAGAGTTCCGCGCAACACTCTGCTAGCAGCTTTGGAACGGTTCGATAATGAGGAGCCGGATCGAAAAGGACGCTTCGCGGTAGACTTGGGTTGCGGGGAAGGTCGCGATACGGTGGAACTGCTGCGGCGGGGTTGGCGAGTTTTGGCAATTGACGGAAATGCGGAAGCGTTTGAGCGAATGTTGGCGCGTCCGGATTTGCAAAATGTCGAATTATTGGAAACCAAATTAGGTAAATTTCAGGATACTACTTGGCCGGAAACAGATTTAATTAATGGTAGTTTTTGTCTGCCATTTTGTCCGCCCGAATATTTTTCGCAATTGTGGGATAAAATTGTGCAAAGTATTCGTGTTGGCGGTCGTTTCAGCGGTCAATTGTTTGGCGATCGAGATGACTGGGCGAAGATTCCTACCCATTCCCATTTCACGCAAGCACAGGTGGAAAAATTTTTAGAACCTTTTGAGATAGAGGTTTTTAATATCGAAGAAGAAGATGGCAAAACGGCTTTGCAAGAACCAAAGCACTGGCATATTTTTCATATTGTAGCTCGGAAGAAATAA